From the genome of Mixophyes fleayi isolate aMixFle1 chromosome 2, aMixFle1.hap1, whole genome shotgun sequence, one region includes:
- the LOC142141043 gene encoding aquaporin-2-like produces the protein MLKELCAGFNFKAFLAELVGTLLFVFIGLGSTLTWSSSLPTVLQIAFTFGLGIGTMVQAVGHISGAHLNPAVSVALLVGARISLVQTFFYVTAQMLGAVIGAALLYEFAPSDIRGGFGVNQPSNNTTSGQAFAIEIFLTLQLVLCIFATTDSRRADNIGSPAISIGLSVVLGHLLGIYYTGCSMNPARSFGPALITGNFDHHWIFWVGPITGAIFACLLYDYLFAPYSISTSERLEILRGNILQENEKEERRKQSVGLNSLYNQSNNKDKV, from the exons ATGCTTAAAGAGCTATGTGCGGGGTTCAATTTCAAGGCCTTTCTAGCAGAGCTGGTGGGaactcttttatttgtttttattggccTGGGTTCAACTCTAACATGGTCTTCGTCCCTTCCAACTGTTCTACAGATAGCTTTCACTTTTGGCTTGGGAATAGGCACCATGGTGCAAGCTGTTGGCCACATCAGTGGCGCCCACCTAAACCCAGCTGTTTCTGTGGCACTCCTTGTTGGAGCCCGGATATCCCTTGTACAGACCTTTTTTTATGTGACCGCCCAGATGCTGGGAGCAGTGATAGGAGCTGCTTTACTTTACGAGTTTGCCCCATCCGACATCAGAGGAGGTTTTGGAGTGAACCAG CCAAGCAACAATACGACGTCTGGACAAGCTTTTGCCATTGAAATCTTCCTTACATTACAACTGGTCCTCTGCATCTTTGCCACAACGGATAGCCGGAGGGCGGACAACATTGGTTCACCGGCCATATCGATCGGCCTTTCAGTTGTTTTGGGACACTTACTTGGg ATATATTACACCGGATGCTCAATGAACCCAGCACGATCTTTTGGTCCTGCACTGATTACAGGGAACTTTGATCATCACTGG ATTTTCTGGGTGGGACCCATAACAGGAGCAATCTTTGCGTGTCTGCTTTATGACTATCTGTTTGCCCCTTACTCCATAAGCACCAGCGAGAGACTGGAAATACTGCGTGGCAACATTTTGCAAGAaaatgaaaaagaagaaagaCGAAAGCAATCTGTAGGCCTCAATTCTCTCTATAACCAATCAAATAACAAAGACAAAGTATAA